A genomic region of Papaver somniferum cultivar HN1 chromosome 7, ASM357369v1, whole genome shotgun sequence contains the following coding sequences:
- the LOC113298146 gene encoding protein TPLATE-like codes for MDILFAQIQADLRSNDALRQSGALLQALQQSAAGKDISVIAKSAVEEIVAAPASAICKKLAFDLIRSTRLTSDLWETVCIGIRNDFDFPDPDVTAAAVSILAAIPSYRLGKLINDCNKEITNCFDSGSDNLRYSITETLGCILARDDMVILCENNVNLLDRISNWWRRIGQNMLDRSDSVSKVAFESVGRLFQEFDSKRMSRLAGDKLVDSENSLAIRSNWVSLTVDFVWKKRNALMSRSLVLPIESFRVTIFPIVYAVKAIGSGSVEVFRKLSKASGNGVVGANMQELGNAEKVVGVLDVVTHLNPFLSSSLDPALIFEVGINMLYLADVPGGKPEWASASITAILTLWDRQEFSSARESIVRAVVTNLHLLDLHMQVSLFKRLLLMVRNLRAESDRMHALACICRTALCVDLFAKESVRRGQKPLAGTDIVSLFEEVRVKDDLNSITSKSLFREELVASLVESCFQLSLPLPEQKNTGTESRVIGALAYGTGYGALNWTEPSLEVVEVCKPCVKWDCEGRTYAIDCYLKLLVRLCHIYDTRGGVKRVKDGASQDQILNETRLQNLQRELVKELREVNTPRICARLIWAVAEHIDLEGLDPLLADDPEDPLNIIITNMHKVLFNVDASANTSNRLQDVQAVLLCAQRLGSRHPRAGLLLTKELEEFRNSTLADSVNKHQCRLILQRLKYVGNHQESKWAGVSETRGDYPFSHHKLTVQFYEAAAAQDRKLEGLVHKAIQELWRPDPSELTVLLTKGIDSTSLKVPPTAATLSGSSDPCFVEAYHLTDSNDGRVTLHLKVLNLTELELSRVDIRVGVSGALFFMDGSPQAVRQLRNLGSQDPVLCSVTMGVSQFERSALWVQVLYYPFYGSRGPGDYEGDYTEEDPQVMRQKRSLRPELGEPVVLRCQPYKIPLTDLLLPHKISPVEYFRLWPSLPAVLEYTGAYTYEGSGFKATAAQQYGASPFLSGLKSLSSKLFHNVCSHILRTVAGFQLCFAAKTWHGGFVGMMIFGASEVSRNVDLGDETTTMMCKFVIRASDASITKEIESDLQGWLDDITDGDVEYMPEDEVKQASIERLRISMERISLLKAAQPPPKDSNLDDEPEEESEEGSGEEEEEEKKKRKKKGKKGKKENGVDEEEDDENKGPSTLSKLTAEEAEHRALQAAVLQEWYMLSKGNSRTQVH; via the exons ATGGACATATTATTTGCACAGATCCAAGCGGATCTGCGCTCAAATGATGCATTACGTCAATCAGGTGCATTACTACAAGCATTACAACAATCAGCAGCAGGTAAAGACATATCAGTAATAGCAAAATCAGCTGTTGAAGAAATTGTAGCTGCACCAGCATCAGCAATATGTAAGAAGTTAGCATTTGATTTAATTAGATCTACTCGCTTAACATCTGATTTATGGGAAACTGTATGTATCGGTATAAGAAATGATTTTGATTTCCCTGATCCTGATgttactgctgctgctgtttcaATATTAGCTGCCATTCCTTCGTATCGTTTAGGTAAACTCATTAATGATTGTAACAAAGAGATTACCAATTGTTTTGATTCTGGTAGTGATAATTTAAGGTATTCGATTACTGAGACATTAGGTTGTATTTTAGCGAGAGATGATATGGTTATTTTATGCGAGAACAATGTGAATTTACTCGATAGGATATCGAATTGGTGGAGAAGGATTGGTCAGAATATGCTTGACAGATCTGATTCTGTTTCTAAAGTTGCTTTTGAATCAGTAGGGAGGTTGTTTCAGGAATTTGATTCCAAAAGAATGAGTCGTTTGGCTGGTGACAAACTTGTTGACAGTGAGAACTCGTTGGCGATAAGGTCAAATTGGGTATCATTAACTGTGGATTTTGTTTGGAAAAAGAGAAATGCATTAATGTCTAGGTCACTGGTTTTGCCAATTGAGAGTTTTAGGGTTACTATATTTCCAATTGTGTATGCGGTTAAAGCAATTGGTTCAGGTTCTGTTGAAGTTTTCCGGAAGCTTTCGAAGGCTTCTGGTAATGGGGTTGTAGGTGCGAATATGCAGGAACTGGGAAATGCTGAGAAGGTTGTTGGAGTTTTAGATGTGGTTACACATTTGAATCCCTTTTTGTCTTCGTCGTTGGATCCAGCTTTGATATTTGAAGTTGGaataaatatgttatatttggctGATGTTCCTGGAGGTAAGCCTGAGTGGGCTTCTGCATCAATCACTGCAATTCTCACACTGTGGGATAGACAAGAGTTCTCGTCTGCTAGAGAAAGCATAGTCAGGGCCGTCGTCACCAACCTACACTTACTGGATCTCCATATGCAG GTTTCTTTGTTTAAGAGATTGCTTCTGATGGTAAGAAACTTAAGAGCAGAATCAGATCGTATGCATGCTTTAGCATGCATTTGTCGGACAGCACTGTGCGTTGATCTTTTCGCAAAGGAGAGTGTCCGAAGAGGTCAGAAACCTCTTGCAGGAACTGATATTGTTTCACTTTTTGAGGAAGTGAGGGTAAAAGATGATCttaatagtattacaagtaagaGCTTATTTAGAGAAGAGCTGGTTGCTTCACTGGTAGAGAGTTGTTTTCAGTTATCTCTTCCATTACCAGAACAAAAGAATACTGGTACAGAAAGTAGAGTGATTGGCGCTTTAGCTTATGGAACTGGTTATGGTGCATTAAATTGGACGGAGCCGTCTCTGGAGGTTGTTGAAGTTTGTAAACCTTGTGTTAAATGGGACTGTGAGGGACGGACTTATGCTATTGATTGCTACTTAAAATTGCTGGTAAGGTTATGCCATATCTATGACACCAGGGGAGGTGTTAAAAGGGTCAAGGATGGAGCTTCTCAGGATCAGATTCTTAATGAGACAAGGCTGCAAAACTTACAGCGCGAGCTTGTGAAAGAGTTGCGGGAG GTGAACACTCCAAGAATTTGTGCCCGCCTAATTTGGGCTGTTGCTGAACACATTGATCTTGAAGGTCTAGATCCACTTTTAGCTGATGACCCAGAAGATCCGCTGAATATTATCATCACAAATATGCATAAGGTCTTGTTCAATGTAGATGCCTCCGCAAATACATCAAATAGGCTTCAAgatgtgcaagcagttcttctaTGCGCTCAGCGTTTGGGTTCACGCCATCCCAGAGCAGGACTTCTGTTGACAAAAGAACTAGAAGAATTTAGAAATAGTACCTTGGCTGATTCTGTAAACAAGCACCAGTGTCGTCTTATACTGCAGAGGCTTAAATACGTTGGAAATCACCAGGAAAGCAA GTGGGCTGGAGTTAGTGAGACTAGAGGAGATTATCCGTTTAGCCACCACAAGCTTACCGTTCAGTTTTATGAAGCAGCTGCTGCTCAAGACAGAAAATTGGAAGGATTGGTTCACAAGGCCATTCAGGAGCTATGGAGGCCAGATCCTAGTGAATTAACTGTTTTACTGACAAAAGGAATCGACTCTACTTCCCTGAAGGTGCCTCCAACTGCAGCTACCTTGAGTGGTAGTAGTGATCCATGCTTTGTTGAAGCATATCATTTGACAGACTCAAATGATGGAAGGGTCACCTTGCATCTCAAG GTCTTGAACTTGACTGAATTAGAACTTAGCAGGGTTGATATACGTGTCGGTGTATCTGGTGCACTATTTTTCATGGATGGATCTCCTCAAGCAGTGCGGCAGCTGCGTAATCTTGGTTCACAG GATCCAGTGCTGTGCAGTGTGACGATGGGTGTCTCCCAGTTTGAGAGAAGTGCTCTTTGGGTTCAAGTGTTGTATTACCCATTCTATGGAAGTCGTGGTCCAGGAGACTATGAAGGAGATTATACGGAAGAAGATCCTCAAGTTATGAGACAAAAGAGAAGCTTAAGGCCAGAGCTAGGAGAACCTGTGGTTTTGAGATGTCAACCTTACAAGATCCCCTTAACTGATCTTCTCTTGCCACACAAAATCTCTCCTGTCGAATATTTCCGACTTTGGCCTAGTTTGCCGGCTGTATTGGAATACACAGGTGCATATACTTATGAAGGAAGTGGTTTCAAAGCTACTGCTGCACAGCAATATGGGGCTTCTCCCTTCCTCAGCGGTCTCAAGTCTCTCTCTTCTAAGCTTTTCCATAATGTCTGCTCTCACATTCTCCGCACGGTTGCAGGGTTTCAA CTTTGCTTTGCTGCCAAAACCTGGCATGGAGGTTTCGTGGGAATGATGATCTTTGGTGCCAGTGAAGTTAGCAGGAATGTTGACCTAGGAGATGAAACGACAACTATGATGTGTAAATTTGTGATCAGAGCCTCTGATGCGTCAATCACTAAGGAGATTGAATCAGATCTGCAGGGGTGGTTAGACGATATTACAGATGGGGATGTAGAATACATGCCTGAAGATGAAGTCAAACAGGCTAGCATTGAAAGACTACGCATATCAATGGAGCGGATATCACTGCTTAAGGCTGCTCAGCCTCCACCTAAAGATTCCAACCTTGATGACGAGCCTGAAGAAGAATCAGAAGAGGGATCAggcgaggaagaggaagaggaaaagaagaagagaaagaagaaagggaagaagggTAAGAAGGAGAACGGcgtagatgaagaagaagatgatgaaaataaaGGACCTTCAACGCTATCGAAACTAACAGCAGAAGAGGCTGAGCACCGTGCACTTCAGGCAGCAGTTTTGCAAGAGTGGTATATGCTAAGCAAAGGAAATAGTAGAACGCAAGTTCATTAG